The nucleotide window TTAATACAATGAAGGTGAAATTGCTGCTGCTGAAGCCTTGAACTGGGAAACACGTGTACGAATAGTTCTCGAAGCTGCACAAGGTATGCTCCAATGAATAACACATATAGCCAACTCATTTCTTTTAAGCAAATCTGCCATTTGTTCTTCACCTCCTGGCATTATTCCTGTTGTAGGTCTGGATTATTTGCACAAAGGATGCAGCCCACCAATAATTCACCGGGATGTGAAGAGCAGCAACATACTCTTGGGTCAGAATCTGCAAGCTAAAGTAGCAGATTTGGGACTTAGCAAAACATATATTAGCGATGGCCATACTCACATTTCAGCCACAGCAGCTGGCACGGCTGGTTACATGGACCCAGAGTATGTCTCTCTCCCTGTTTATGCTATAACATTTTGGTAGTACTTTTATACTTTCATTCCTTGTTCTTGTTGCTTGTATTCCACTGAGAAGTAGTATGCAAGAAAACTGGCATTTGTCATGCGACCTTTAGATTTAAATAACAACATGAGGATTGAGGATTTCCTTTTGATGTCCTTGGTTACTGCTGTTTCTTCCAGGTACTACTTCACCGGAAGGCTCACCGAGAGCagcgacgtgtacagcttcggaGTCGTCCTACTCGAGGCAGCCACCGGGGAGCCTCCGCTGGTGCCAGGCCAGGGCCACATCGTCCAGCGCGTCAAACAGAGGGTCTCCACTACCGGCGACATCGGCTCGGTCGCCGACCCGAGGCTCGGAGCCGCCTACGACGTCAACTCCATGTGGAAGGTGGTTGACACCGCCATGGCGTGCACGGCGGAGTCCGGCGCCGGGAGGCCGACGATGGGCGAAGTGGTGGCGCAGCTCAAGGACAGCCTCGCGCTGGAGTATGCTCGCGACAACGACGATGACCGCAGCGTCCCGGCGAGCATTGCCGCCAGCGATAGCGCGGCTTTTATGATGTCCGGGTTTGGTCCGTCGGCGAGGTGAAGCTTTTTTACATCATCAGTGCATGGTCTTGGGTCTGAGTTTGGTTCCTTGCTGGTGCTGCTTCTCTACTCCACAGCACGTTTCCAACGGGCTTGCCATAGACTAGTAGTATTTGTTTGCCATTGTTttgtatctctctctctctctctctatatatatatactcatgtgTACAGTTAGAAGATTTTATAAATGTCATCATAATCCGTGTAGGATTGTATGATTTAATCAATTGTTTGCTATTTCTAATTCATAGTGAAATGTACAATTGTGTTTAATTACAGTACGGGACCATATCGTTTCATTTGTTGCCACAATTTGGTGACCCATATTTACCAACATGAATGATTCTTTATAAGAACTACTAGATGGCGGGGATAGCTCAGTTGGGAGAGCGTCAGACTGAAGATCTGAAGGTCGCGTGTTCGATCCACGCTCACCgcaagtttttccttttttatttaacCCTTTCTTTTTTACCCTTTGTCAACCCAGGTTTTTTATTTTAACCCTTTCTTTTTGTATTTAACCCTttcttttttaattttatttaccCTTTGTCAACccaagtttttttttattataaccctttcttttttactttttttACTATTTGTCAACCCAAGAATTCACGGCAAgtttttttatcattttttttatttcctgCCCTTGCCAACCCaaatctttttttcctttttacccAGACCCCAAGAATTCTCCACAAGTTTTCATTTTAGTCTTTGTCAACCGAAAAAAAATAACTCATCCTTTTTACCTTTCTCTCCCTGCATTACTTTTTTGGTAAAAAAACTTTTCCTTTTTACCCTTTCTTcaccagcaaaaaaaaaaaaattaactcTTCTTTTTCACCCTTTCTCCACCCGCAATATTTTTGGAGCACCCAATTGGCCAGTTGCCAGCTCGCGCCGCCCGCCCCCGCGCCAGCAGGCCGCAGCCATCGATTCCCCATTTCTTTCCCGCCTCCTCCTCCCGCCTCTTCCCCTCCCCCAAACCCCCCAAACCCTAGCTGGCTAAACGACCCCGCGCACAGGCCCCCGTCCTCCCCTCGCCCATGGCGCTCAAGCAGAAGGGCaccgatgccgccgccgccgatcccAAGAAGCGCCGCCGCGTCGGCTTCTCCGGCACCGGTACCAAACTCGACCCACGCATCACCCTCTCATTTCCGGCGATTCGTGCGTCTGGCGGCGAGTCCGGCGCTGCAGGTCCCATTCGTGTTGTGACGCGGCGGCTGTCTTGTTGGGCTGCGGCGTGCGTTCATTTTTATGTTTATTTTTGGCCTGGCGGCTTACGCTGGGGTCGTCCCGCCATGGATCTACGTGCGGAGCGCGACCGAGATCGTTGTGCTTCTCACTAGATGTGTCTGCCTTGCTTAATTTGTTGGTTGCGACATTGAAGCGTGGGGAGTTTATTCTCTTTTAGTCAAAAGGGGTGGGAAAGAAGTTGCTAAATTGTTAGGCTTTGCCCTGTTTTCTGTACTGAGGTTGTGCATTGTCCGTAATGAATTGCTTGTCTGCCTGTGGAGAATTGGATCTGGCCCTCCTTTGCTTGGTTAAGCCCTGATGCACTGTCTTTAGAGGTTTTGGATAGTCACACAGGTTAAAATGTGATAGGAAATGGTGAACCTCTCCACCTTTTGCATTCTATTCATTCTTACGTTTTCCCCTATTTTGCTTTCTTTGTGGAGTGCACTTGGCATAATTCAAACTGTGGACCTGTTTTGCCTTTTGCAAACATGAAGAGACATCAGACATTTGTGGTTCTATCAGTCCCATAAGGATTGCTCTTTGAGATACAATATTATAAGTTAAATTGCGCTGTTTGTTCATCTGTGCAGATGCTGGTGTTGAGGCAAATGAGTGTATGAAAGTGTTTCTAGGTATGGAATTGCTTTCAGCATCCCTCTGCAAATTGCAATTTTTAGCAACTATTACACCCCTTCTgcggcgggcctggtgcaagcggtagagtcttaccgcctgtgatcggaaggtcccgggttcgagtcgcggtctcctcgcattgcacaagcgagggtaaggcttgccactgacacccttccccagaccccgcacagagcgggagctctctgcactgggtacgccctttattacACCCCTTCTGTATGTACTATGTATGCTTGTCCCTTTGTCTCATATTCCCACTAGCTTACTATAACTCTTTTCACATATTGAAGTTTTTCGGTTACTAGCAATTTCACAAATTTTATGTTTATACTCAGTGAATCATAATCCTGTTAATTTGGTTCCTTCAGattcttcattttttttcttgcaTTGGTTTTATGGCAGTAAGGAATCCAGACGAGGTGGGCTCTGTAGACTGCACTTCTATTGTGCCGTTTGACCTAAACCATTTTTTTGGTGAAGATGGAAAGATATATGGTTACAAAAATCTTAAGGTAAAGGACTGTTATTGAAATAACAGACTCCAGCCCTTTCTCCCACTAGGTTGACATGTTAGTTGTCTGACATGATTGTATTTGATGTGCTTGTTTGTTACAGATAAATGTGTGGATAAGTGCGAAATCATTCCATGGATACGCTGATATTTCATTTGACGAAACATCTGATGTGAGTACTAGTTCATCAAAGAATACTCAAGTAACTATGTTGTTATGAGCCTGTTTGATTATAGCATTCCATATGTATAGAACTTTGATTTCTTTATGGGTATAgatgttttttttaataaaacttTTAGCATGTGCAGTTACTGCATATGATTGCCAGCTGTAATTGATACTCCTTTAAAATGCTTTCTGAATCCAAACTGCAAAGAAGCTGTTGATACTTCTGTTGTTTACAAACTTGTCCCTTGTAATTGTAACCTTTGACTTGTTTTACATTTATGTCCATTTCTTTGATGTATCAATGACACCTCACAGAAACCATCTCTAACCTCGAACCATAATTCCTCATCTTAGATTTTAAAATTTCAGTTGACATATATTTGTTAGTAGCTGTAACTGGTTTCCTCAAGTCAATGACAAAGCATTTTTGCTGATATCTTCCAGGGAGGGAAAGGAATAACAGATCTAAAGCCTGTTCTTCAGGTCTGTTTTGTCCATAATGTTCTTATATAACTACAGACAACCTCTGTGCATAATGTTTCCTATCTCCTAAGCTTTTTTTTATTCTATAACAGAACATTTTTGGAGAAAACTTGGTAGAAAAAGAGGAATTTCTGCATACATTTTCGAAGGAATGTGAATATATCAGGTACTCTTGTTTCTGAACAAGTATGCTGCAGCAGTATTATTTGTTGCTTCAGGAAGCATGATATAGTTACTTTCTCTTACTGCTACAGAACTGCAGTGACAAATGGTAGTGCCATTAAGCTTGATGGCTTATATGAATCAGACCCAGCAGTTGAGGTAATTTTCCCCCTATAATCCTATGCATTTGTGATTTTGATTTGTAACACTTATTTAACTTTGTTCTCTGATTTCAACTCATCCAATTAAATTGAATTTGATCATGTTTACCCTATAATTTAGGACACTGTTCTCAAAATCAATATAAAGTCCAATCACTTACTCTGTTAAAATGCATATATTTTTCCATATTCAGAATGTTTAATCTGGTGTGTAGTATGAATCTGTTAGATCCATTGAAATTTATATTCAGTCTATTCTctgttgttcaaaatgtttcctATTCAGTTCCCATCAATTTTGATATTGATTTGCATATAATTCCCAGATTGTTCGAGTTGAGCTCCAAGGTGCTGCTGCATTTCTTTATTCTCGTCTGGTACCGCTTATTCTTCTTCTGGTTGAAGGTAACTGAAGGTTTTGAAATATAATTGTTATACTTGTGACTTCTATTTGCTTATATCATTGCACTCTAGGTTCCACGCCCATAGATATTGGAGAACATGGATGGGAAATGCTTCTGGTagtaaagaagacaacacaagAGGCCGTTTCGAAATTTGAACTGCTAGGTTTTGCAGCTGTCCATAACTTCTATCATTATCCTGAGAGTATTCGCTTGCGAATCAGCCAGGTTGGCCCTCTTACAGCTTTACTCTCTATTTACATCATTTATGTGGGGTGTCTAGTATTTAGTCCATTTCTTTGAAGTTATTCCATGGCACTGTAGGTTATTCTTTTTGCTTTTGCACCCATGGGcagtctgttttttttttcagatgtTAAACTGACATTGACAGTTGCATAACCAAATCTTTTGGAAAGTAAAGCAAGTTTTCGGTCTTGCTAGGTGCTTATAATTTTGTTGTATTTTTCAGATACTTGTCTTGCCACCTTATCAGGGTGAAGGCCATGGTCTTCGTCTTCTTGAAGCAATCAATTATATCGCACAGTCTGAGAACATATATGATGTAACCATAGAAGACCCTTCTGATTACCTGCAGTATGTGCGCTCATCTGTTGACTGCCTTTGTCTTCTCACGTTTGATCCGATCAAACCTGCACTCAGTGCTACTGTCTCGTCTCTGAAGGAGACCAACCTGTCAAAAAGGACTCACAGTTTGAGAATGGTTCCACCAGCTGAGCTGATGGAGACTGTCCGTCAGAAGCTGAAGATCAACAAGAAACAGTTCCTCCGATGCTGGGAAATTCTAATCTTCCTAAGCCTTGACTCTCAGGATCATAAGAGCATGGACAACTTCAGGGCCTGcatatatgaccgcatcaaggggGAGATCCTTGGCAGTGCCTCTGGAACTAACTGGGAAGCGTCTATTGCAGATGTCAAGCAGTTCGAATGAGGAGTCTTTTGCTGTATATTGGACACAGGAGAGTGGGGACGCAGACGACCAAACTGTTGAgcagcaagccagaagatctCAAGACTCAGGAGCAGCAGCTCAATGAGCTCGTGGACAACCAAATggaggagattgttggggttGCCAAGAATGTCAATTCACGTGGCAAGGACAAGCTGGTGGAGCTGGTGGCTCCATGAATTTCGGTGATTACTAAGGCAGATGATGACGTTAAAATGCTGTTGAAGCTCACATGGTGAGATATCTTTTATGGGTTAGTTTCTGGGTAGAAAGGGAAATGTTTGGTTATGACACTGTCATCGTAGTGTTAGAACCAATACAAACCTAGGCACTGAGTAGATTTTGTCACGGCAGATTGTTATGTACTTCAATTCTGGAATCTTTGTTGAGGATGCTATTTTATAGATCGCTTGGTAACCATGCCAAATCTCAGAAGTCATAAGTGTTCCATTTCCATGCACTACTTCCCATTCAGCCTGAGGCATCGATTTAATTTTTAGGGTGATCACTGACTAGTGATCTGCTTATGATTAATGTGTAGTCGATACCTGTTTCCCGAGCGTATTTTGGGCTAGCTACATCAGCAAATGATATCGGTCCAACCATCTTAGCGAATGGAAAGGGCACAACCTTTTTCAGACCTTCGGATACAAACACGCAACATGTCTGTAAAAGTACAAACAAGCAAAGCATGTGCTCACAGTACCGAGAGAACTGGAATACAAACACCACGTGCTATGAAGAAACTTTGGCACACACAAACACTAGTGTCGACGCCACATTATTTCTTCAAAACACTCATTTCGGCTTCCAGTTGTGCCATCAAGGAGCCAGATTCAGGTACACTGGTACATGCACTGATTTATGTTTGCCAATGGATTGAATCTGAATCAGAGCTTTCAACCTGGGATTATATGCAAGTTTCCTTTCTATATTTATAGACTAGGGATTTGGGGAACTTTTAGTTTGCCATTGCAAATTTAATTTGGAGAAGCCAATAAAAACTAAAATATTCAATGTAAGGGTgctgagggcctgtttggaatgtaGGAATTTTACAGGAATCATGCAGAATTTTCACATGAATCAGTTTAATTTCATAGGAAAAAAACACAACAGGAAATTTTTCCGTGTCCCAAACAGGCCCTGAACATTCAAATAAATCTGTAACAAGGAGAGAAAACTCGTAACAGTCAAACTAAATAACAGACACAACATAAATTCTAATTTTAGTGACAACAATGATCACGAAAAAAGTAAACAGGGATGTAAGAAAGATAGCTATCTAAGCAGATAATATTGTGATAATTCAACCAGTAAAATACACGAATAAAAGTGTAATCGTGGTGGCAATAGGATATCTAAGGAAAAATGTTTGAAATTGAACAGAGCTATGCATGGTGGAATGGAAAGGCTCACGCTCAATTTCTGGATCCCTCGCTTCAAATTAATCAATCCTTTATGTTATTAGTACGATGCAATTACATACAAATATGGGAAATATTTGTCACAAATACTTACAGAAGCCTGGGGAGTTCATAATATCTGGATTCTGGAGAAGCTGCAAGCTCACACCAAACCTTATTACTCTCGCACACAGGCGTGGACTCTCGAAGTCCTTACACACACAAGCAATTGCAGATTCAAAACAGCACACAGTTATACACTAGAGTGTCTTCACATGACAAGGAGTTCACCAAAAACCCATTGTAGACTTTTAGTAGAGACGCATCAACTATGAACCAAATCCAGGTACAGGCACAGCTTCATCTTGCCAATGGACGAAACGTGGACTCCATAGCTTCTATATCACTCCCTCGGCTTACCCTGATGCTACTGTCCTTCTCACGAGTTTCCTCCAACGCCAGGCTCTCCTTCAACTGTATCACAACTGTGGCCATCGTTGGCCTTTGAGCAGCAGAATCCGCGGTGCACATCACAGCGGTGTCGATTACCTTCCACATGGAGCTGATGTCATAGGCACTTCCAAGTCGCAGATCAGCAATTGAGCCGATGTCACCAGTGGCAATCTTCTGTTTAACACGACGAATGATGTGGCCATGGCCTGGCACTATTGGGGGCTCGCCGGTGGCTACCTCAAGCAGAACAACTCCGAAGCTGTACACATCACTGCTCTCAGTGAGCCTTCCAGTGTGGTAGTACCTGAAGAAACAGCAACAAGAAATTCAAGAGAAACACTTCATACCAGCAGCTACGCCTCACTACAGCTACGCTACATGCGTGCTCACAAAACACAGCACCAGACAAGCCTAATTTTATTGAATAAGAAAATTGCGAGAAAATGAAACCATGTTGCCTGTATTAAGGCGAGTTTTACTAGTTTTCTTTCATTTAGTACTCATTCAGAAATAAGCTACATGGAAAAATTCCAAAATGTTAA belongs to Miscanthus floridulus cultivar M001 chromosome 4, ASM1932011v1, whole genome shotgun sequence and includes:
- the LOC136551639 gene encoding LOW QUALITY PROTEIN: histone acetyltransferase type B catalytic subunit-like (The sequence of the model RefSeq protein was modified relative to this genomic sequence to represent the inferred CDS: deleted 2 bases in 2 codons) — its product is MALKQKGTDAAAADPKKRRRVGFSGTDAGVEANECMKVFLVRNPDEVGSVDCTSIVPFDLNHFFGEDGKIYGYKNLKINVWISAKSFHGYADISFDETSDGGKGITDLKPVLQNIFGENLVEKEEFLHTFSKECEYIRTAVTNGSAIKLDGLYESDPAVEIVRVELQGAAAFLYSRLVPLILLLVEGSTPIDIGEHGWEMLLVVKKTTQEAVSKFELLGFAAVHNFYHYPESIRLRISQILVLPPYQGEGHGLRLLEAINYIAQSENIYDVTIEDPSDYLQYVRSSVDCLCLLTFDPIKPALSATVSSLKETNLSKRTHSLRMVPPAELMETVRQKLKINKKQFLRCWEILIFLSLDSQDHKSMDNFRACIYDRIKGEILGSASGTNGKRLLQMSSSSNEESFAVYWTQESGDADDQTVEQQPEDLKTQEQQLNELVDNQMEEIVGVAKNVNSRGKDKLVELVAP